A single Sulfurimonas aquatica DNA region contains:
- a CDS encoding DsrE family protein, whose translation MSSKKNRLLIVWSSGEIEVAKKLILLYGSVMLQRKYWDEATIMIWGPSAQVLAENSDLQERVKVVQATGVKFNACVVCTDDYRVSKELENMGIELIHTGEMLTEALQSDDVKVITF comes from the coding sequence ATGAGTTCGAAAAAAAACAGACTTTTAATAGTCTGGTCAAGTGGTGAGATAGAGGTAGCAAAAAAACTCATCTTACTTTATGGATCTGTTATGCTTCAGCGCAAATACTGGGATGAGGCAACTATAATGATATGGGGTCCCTCTGCTCAGGTTTTAGCTGAGAATTCTGATCTTCAAGAGAGAGTAAAAGTAGTCCAAGCAACGGGTGTAAAATTTAACGCTTGTGTAGTTTGTACCGATGATTACAGGGTTTCAAAAGAGCTTGAGAATATGGGTATAGAACTCATTCACACTGGTGAAATGCTAACCGAGGCGCTTCAAAGTGATGATGTGAAAGTCATTACCTTTTAA